Proteins from a genomic interval of Clostridium cochlearium:
- a CDS encoding DUF2953 domain-containing protein → MYIALILILSLIILLFIPIPIKIYITYWENTLSLKIGNKVFSLDRLKLKDINKNFSAEKIRKKESKQKLSFKSILGYLKNTSSKPKLKLEIDLDYGFEDAYVTAVSYGIFYSIYPVILGVMTPYFTIKKENLNIKPHFNKRIFTFEIKSIFFMSIAKIMYIYVYLLIK, encoded by the coding sequence ATGTACATAGCTCTTATACTAATATTATCTTTAATCATTCTTTTATTTATTCCTATTCCAATAAAAATTTACATAACATATTGGGAAAATACCTTGTCTTTAAAAATAGGTAATAAAGTATTTTCTTTAGATAGATTAAAATTAAAAGATATTAATAAAAATTTTTCTGCGGAAAAAATAAGAAAAAAAGAAAGTAAACAAAAACTTTCTTTTAAAAGTATTTTAGGATATTTAAAAAACACATCCTCAAAACCAAAATTAAAACTTGAAATAGATTTAGACTATGGCTTCGAAGATGCATATGTAACTGCTGTTTCTTATGGAATATTTTATTCCATTTACCCCGTTATTTTAGGAGTAATGACTCCTTATTTTACTATAAAAAAAGAAAACCTTAACATAAAACCTCATTTTAACAAAAGAATATTTACTTTTGAAATAAAGAGTATATTTTTCATGAGTATAGCTAAAATTATGTATATATATGTTTATTTACTTATAAAGTAA
- a CDS encoding segregation/condensation protein A: protein MELQIKIHNFQGPFDLLLHLIKKNQLDIYNIKISEITGQYMEYIENLKEMDLEVTSEFIVIASTLLQIKSRELLPKIQEEKEDDLSEENPEKILLDKLIEYKKFKNAASYLKGRLEKGFTVYSKKPEIIEKKEEEDKDIFINITILELYNLYNELITNYKDKINLNNTIPDKIELDEFKIEDKMEYLKNKIIENKNLSFSQISKMCSCKGEVIVTFLALLELIRIKIVKVVQEGNFKEIYLERIEDNGTNELYY from the coding sequence ATGGAATTACAGATTAAAATACATAATTTTCAGGGACCTTTTGATTTATTACTTCATTTAATTAAGAAAAATCAATTAGATATATATAATATAAAGATATCAGAAATCACTGGACAATATATGGAGTATATTGAAAATTTAAAGGAAATGGATTTAGAAGTAACCTCTGAATTTATAGTTATAGCTTCAACTCTTCTTCAAATAAAGTCTAGAGAATTACTGCCTAAGATTCAAGAGGAAAAAGAAGATGATTTATCAGAAGAAAATCCAGAAAAAATATTATTGGACAAGCTAATAGAATACAAAAAGTTTAAAAATGCAGCTAGTTATTTGAAAGGCAGATTAGAAAAAGGTTTTACAGTATATTCTAAGAAACCAGAGATAATTGAAAAAAAAGAAGAAGAGGATAAAGATATTTTTATAAATATAACTATATTAGAATTATACAATTTATATAATGAACTAATAACTAACTATAAAGATAAAATAAATTTGAACAATACAATACCAGACAAAATAGAATTAGATGAATTTAAAATAGAAGATAAAATGGAATATTTGAAAAATAAAATAATAGAGAATAAAAATTTATCTTTTTCTCAAATTAGTAAAATGTGTAGCTGCAAAGGAGAAGTTATAGTTACCTTTTTAGCTTTATTAGAATTAATAAGAATAAAAATAGTTAAAGTAGTTCAAGAAGGTAATTTTAAAGAAATCTATTTAGAAAGGATAGAAGATAATGGAACAAATGAATTGTATTATTAA
- the scpB gene encoding SMC-Scp complex subunit ScpB yields the protein MEQMNCIINEEDELRFFSIIESLLFASGEPLSLKDVSEIIELNVVETKGILEKMIREYDNKKRGIKLIEIEKKYQLVTKEENSSFIEQLLKTNNSQSLSQAALETLSIVAYKQPVTRVDIDEIRGVKSDRALQTLIQKNLIKETGRLEVPGRPILYSTTEEFLKHFGLESIKELPSLEEFLEEFEEEKL from the coding sequence ATGGAACAAATGAATTGTATTATTAATGAAGAGGATGAATTAAGATTTTTTTCAATAATAGAATCTCTTTTATTTGCCAGTGGAGAACCCTTAAGTTTAAAAGATGTAAGTGAAATAATAGAATTAAATGTTGTAGAAACTAAGGGGATTTTAGAAAAAATGATAAGAGAATATGATAATAAAAAAAGAGGCATAAAGCTAATAGAAATAGAAAAGAAATATCAATTAGTTACAAAAGAAGAAAATAGTTCTTTTATAGAACAACTTTTAAAAACTAATAATAGCCAATCTCTTTCTCAAGCAGCTTTAGAGACATTATCTATTGTGGCCTACAAACAACCTGTAACAAGGGTAGATATAGATGAAATTAGAGGAGTTAAAAGTGATAGAGCACTGCAAACCTTAATTCAAAAGAACTTAATTAAAGAAACAGGTAGATTAGAGGTGCCAGGAAGACCTATACTATATAGTACTACAGAAGAATTTTTAAAACATTTTGGTTTGGAAAGCATAAAAGAACTTCCAAGTTTAGAAGAGTTTTTAGAGGAGTTTGAAGAGGAAAAGCTTTGA
- a CDS encoding YhcN/YlaJ family sporulation lipoprotein, with translation MKGNIKAKSISLLLSVFFLTTVGGCTPNNNTAKNKDVAPPSNNTVEKNNDMKENDNTKNNITKDTNDGDLYQRATKIADEVVKIDGIKSANVVISDERALIGVDIENTAEGKITDELKSKVESTAKKADKEIKTVAVSADPDIFNRLSNIVTGIKEGKPLSEFGTEIEEIFRRIMPK, from the coding sequence ATGAAAGGAAATATAAAAGCTAAATCAATTAGTTTGCTTTTATCTGTATTCTTTTTAACTACTGTGGGAGGATGTACACCTAATAATAACACTGCTAAGAACAAAGATGTTGCACCTCCTTCTAATAATACTGTAGAAAAAAATAATGACATGAAAGAAAATGACAATACTAAAAATAATATTACCAAAGATACTAATGATGGCGATCTATACCAAAGGGCAACTAAAATTGCAGATGAAGTTGTAAAAATAGATGGAATTAAAAGTGCAAATGTAGTAATTTCAGATGAAAGAGCTTTAATTGGAGTAGACATAGAAAATACTGCTGAAGGTAAAATTACAGATGAACTTAAATCTAAAGTAGAGAGCACTGCCAAGAAAGCAGATAAAGAAATAAAAACTGTGGCAGTTTCTGCTGATCCAGATATTTTTAATAGACTCTCTAATATAGTAACTGGCATAAAAGAAGGTAAACCTCTTTCTGAATTTGGAACTGAAATAGAAGAAATTTTTAGAAGAATAATGCCTAAATAA
- the xerD gene encoding site-specific tyrosine recombinase XerD: MNKGLSKNTLDAYIRDINRFLEFLKERKENILEVEEVTIMAFVQFLQKSRKANSSIVRNIVSIRNFYKFLYKKGYIDEDPVINYEIPKVKRNIPKVLTVEEVDILLNAPDISKEKGIRDKAMLEVMYATGVKVTELLNMTVFDVNLKLSYIKCTGSKDKERIIPIGSYAVKCLDDYLRIRPNINIYNLDYLFLNLKGTQMTRQGFWKIVKKYAKISGIKKSIDSYTLRHSFAVHLLQNGADIKSVQELLGHSDLAATQIYSTISKKSKIAEVYRKAHPRA; this comes from the coding sequence ATGAATAAAGGTTTAAGCAAAAATACTTTAGATGCTTATATTAGAGACATAAATAGGTTTTTAGAATTTTTAAAAGAAAGAAAAGAAAATATATTAGAGGTAGAAGAAGTTACAATAATGGCATTTGTTCAATTTTTACAAAAGAGTAGGAAGGCTAACTCCTCAATTGTGAGAAATATAGTTTCTATTAGAAATTTTTATAAGTTTTTATATAAAAAAGGTTATATAGATGAAGATCCAGTTATAAATTATGAAATACCAAAAGTTAAAAGAAATATACCTAAAGTACTAACTGTAGAAGAGGTAGATATTTTATTGAATGCACCAGATATTTCTAAAGAAAAAGGTATAAGAGATAAGGCAATGTTAGAAGTTATGTATGCTACAGGGGTTAAAGTTACTGAACTTTTAAATATGACGGTATTTGATGTGAATTTAAAACTTTCTTATATAAAATGTACAGGAAGTAAAGATAAAGAAAGAATTATTCCAATTGGTTCCTATGCAGTAAAATGTTTAGATGATTATTTAAGGATCAGACCTAATATTAATATATATAATTTGGATTATTTATTTTTAAATTTAAAAGGCACTCAAATGACAAGACAAGGTTTTTGGAAAATAGTTAAGAAATATGCTAAAATATCAGGTATAAAAAAGTCTATAGATTCATATACTTTAAGACATTCTTTTGCAGTACATCTTTTGCAAAATGGAGCAGATATAAAATCAGTACAAGAACTTTTAGGACATAGTGATTTAGCGGCTACTCAAATCTATTCAACTATATCTAAAAAAAGTAAAATTGCTGAGGTTTATAGAAAAGCTCATCCTAGGGCTTAA
- a CDS encoding methyl-accepting chemotaxis protein: MKNRTIKKTLIIFIILCVVAPLTVISVVNSMYQFQNIRENFKETVTQTMHTLSGDITDFKNTNSEVINQLSSDYSSRTLVSDKNSEKLLQNNLNNVVKNHKDVCVTYLGQATGKHHTTDKVDENYDPRKRPWYTSAMKDVDKVIITEPYEDVNKKGSFVITFAKSVKDLSNKPIGVAGIDIELKDLFNKVKNIKIGEGGFAVLIDNNGKILVAKDKEAVGKNIGDIQWAANIIKDEKSVSTTDIDGEKYYACKTQNKDTLWHIVTLIPEKELKDKLFKAKITNITLSLVFLGISLLIAFAFLKRISKLIKDTTKIMNNFGQGDFSQKIEEKDRDIVEVKIIKNSINKMIENISSLIYEIKDTSDKLKTSAEDLAVITDQGSSAGEEVAEAVQRIAEGALEQSKTLEDSVNSINKLKDEIEISLENANIMTSSSEKVSLEVEKGNEVVNKLKNNFNHNIKSNNALYEEIFSLEEEIKNIMYMANTIQDITEQTNLLALNASIEAARAGEAGKGFAVVAKEVRNLAEQSSSATDTINKVLSKIEARVKSITSNIEQEKKLDDVTKESVQITEASFKNISDLIIGLNENIEKTFNSLNNIDNIKEEVTTKIERISFVSEETAASTQQVSASTEEQSSGLQEIASSAEILKNLSDNIKELVENFKTI, translated from the coding sequence ATGAAAAACAGAACAATTAAAAAAACACTAATAATATTTATAATTTTATGCGTTGTGGCGCCTTTAACTGTTATTTCAGTAGTAAACTCTATGTATCAATTTCAAAACATTAGAGAAAATTTTAAAGAAACAGTAACACAGACTATGCATACATTATCAGGAGATATAACAGATTTTAAAAATACTAACAGTGAAGTTATTAACCAACTTTCTAGCGATTATAGTTCAAGAACATTAGTTAGTGATAAAAATAGTGAAAAATTACTTCAAAATAATTTAAACAACGTGGTTAAAAACCATAAGGATGTATGTGTTACATATTTAGGACAAGCCACTGGAAAACATCATACCACAGATAAAGTAGATGAAAATTACGATCCAAGAAAAAGACCTTGGTATACAAGTGCTATGAAGGATGTAGATAAGGTTATTATTACAGAACCCTATGAAGACGTAAATAAGAAGGGAAGTTTTGTTATAACTTTTGCAAAATCCGTTAAAGATTTATCAAATAAGCCTATAGGAGTAGCTGGTATAGATATAGAGCTTAAAGATTTATTTAATAAAGTAAAAAATATAAAAATAGGAGAAGGGGGATTTGCAGTACTTATAGATAATAATGGAAAAATATTAGTTGCTAAAGATAAAGAGGCAGTAGGGAAAAATATAGGAGATATTCAGTGGGCAGCTAATATTATAAAAGATGAAAAAAGTGTTTCAACTACGGATATAGATGGAGAAAAATATTATGCCTGTAAAACACAAAACAAAGATACTCTCTGGCATATAGTAACTCTTATTCCAGAAAAAGAACTAAAGGATAAATTATTCAAAGCTAAAATAACTAATATTACTTTAAGTTTAGTATTTTTAGGTATAAGTTTGTTAATTGCTTTTGCATTTTTAAAAAGGATTTCTAAACTTATAAAGGATACAACAAAGATTATGAACAATTTTGGACAAGGAGATTTTTCACAAAAAATAGAAGAAAAAGATAGAGATATTGTAGAAGTAAAAATTATAAAAAATTCTATAAATAAAATGATAGAAAATATATCATCTTTAATATATGAGATAAAAGATACTTCAGATAAATTAAAGACATCTGCAGAAGATCTAGCTGTTATAACGGATCAAGGAAGTTCTGCAGGAGAAGAGGTTGCGGAAGCTGTACAGCGTATTGCTGAAGGTGCCTTAGAACAATCTAAAACCTTAGAAGATAGTGTCAATTCCATAAACAAGTTAAAAGATGAAATAGAAATATCTCTTGAGAATGCAAATATTATGACTTCATCTTCAGAAAAAGTGTCTTTAGAAGTTGAAAAGGGTAATGAAGTAGTAAATAAATTAAAGAATAATTTTAATCATAATATAAAGTCAAATAATGCATTATATGAAGAAATTTTTAGTTTAGAAGAAGAAATTAAAAATATAATGTATATGGCAAATACCATACAAGATATTACAGAACAAACAAATCTTCTAGCTTTAAATGCATCTATTGAAGCTGCACGAGCAGGAGAAGCAGGAAAAGGTTTTGCAGTAGTAGCTAAAGAGGTAAGGAATCTGGCAGAACAATCCTCAAGTGCAACAGATACTATAAATAAAGTATTAAGTAAAATTGAAGCTAGAGTTAAATCTATAACTTCAAATATAGAACAAGAAAAGAAATTAGATGATGTAACTAAAGAAAGTGTACAGATTACAGAAGCATCTTTTAAAAATATTTCTGATTTAATAATTGGTTTAAATGAAAATATAGAAAAAACATTTAATTCATTAAATAATATAGATAATATAAAGGAAGAAGTTACTACTAAAATTGAGAGAATATCCTTTGTATCTGAAGAAACAGCAGCAAGTACACAACAAGTGAGTGCTTCAACAGAAGAACAATCTTCAGGTCTTCAGGAAATAGCATCTTCTGCTGAAATTCTCAAGAATTTATCAGACAATATAAAAGAATTAGTGGAAAATTTTAAAACTATATAA
- a CDS encoding D-alanyl-D-alanine carboxypeptidase family protein — protein sequence MKKNKKIFIFTILLIFIFQCTAVPVRVRAEGEDKGEIQVEASSALLMEPNSGKIIYEKNANEKLPPASVTKIMTMLLAMEAVDSGKIKLTDKITVSENAKKNGQGGNSSMLLDTGEIRTVEEILKGIAIASGNDAATAMAEYLEGSEEAFVKAMNDRAKKLGMKNTNFKNCSGLPEEGHVTTAYDIALMSQELLKHPQVLKYTGTYMETISEGRKSPIGLVNHNKLVRFFKGCDGLKTGYTSEAKYCISATAVRDGVRVLAVIMGAPNYKIRNKEASNLMNYGFSKFENKKIIKKDSEVEQVKLGKREDKFFIAKALEDLDIVVERGSKEKITKKPIVNLDKKYYNKGEVVGHCEVYVGDKLVGKVKLYSDRDIKKSGILDNMLHNFRNIFDNAV from the coding sequence TTGAAAAAAAATAAAAAGATATTTATATTTACCATACTTTTAATTTTTATATTCCAGTGCACTGCGGTACCAGTAAGGGTAAGAGCAGAGGGAGAAGATAAAGGGGAAATACAAGTGGAGGCATCATCAGCTTTATTAATGGAACCTAATTCTGGTAAGATAATATACGAAAAAAATGCCAATGAAAAACTACCACCAGCTTCTGTAACAAAGATTATGACCATGTTACTTGCAATGGAAGCTGTAGATTCAGGTAAGATAAAATTAACAGATAAAATTACTGTAAGTGAAAATGCTAAGAAAAATGGTCAGGGTGGTAATAGCAGTATGCTATTAGATACGGGAGAAATAAGAACTGTAGAAGAAATATTAAAAGGCATAGCTATAGCATCAGGTAACGATGCTGCTACTGCCATGGCAGAGTACTTAGAGGGTAGCGAAGAGGCTTTTGTAAAAGCTATGAATGATAGAGCAAAAAAATTGGGAATGAAAAATACTAATTTTAAAAATTGTTCTGGTCTTCCAGAAGAAGGGCATGTAACAACGGCTTATGATATAGCATTAATGTCTCAAGAGCTTTTAAAGCATCCTCAAGTGTTAAAATATACGGGAACATATATGGAAACAATTTCGGAAGGAAGAAAAAGCCCTATAGGATTGGTTAACCACAATAAATTAGTTAGGTTTTTTAAAGGTTGCGATGGACTTAAAACAGGTTATACTAGTGAAGCGAAATACTGTATATCTGCTACTGCTGTAAGAGATGGAGTTAGAGTACTTGCGGTAATTATGGGTGCACCTAATTATAAAATAAGAAATAAAGAAGCTTCTAATCTTATGAACTATGGTTTTTCCAAATTTGAAAATAAAAAAATTATAAAAAAAGATAGTGAAGTAGAACAAGTAAAATTAGGTAAAAGAGAAGATAAATTTTTTATAGCTAAGGCGCTAGAAGATTTGGATATTGTAGTGGAGAGAGGTTCTAAAGAAAAAATTACTAAAAAACCTATAGTAAACCTAGATAAAAAATATTATAATAAAGGAGAAGTAGTAGGGCATTGTGAAGTGTATGTAGGGGACAAATTAGTAGGTAAAGTTAAATTATATTCTGATAGAGATATAAAAAAATCAGGTATATTAGATAATATGTTGCATAATTTCAGAAATATTTTTGATAATGCGGTTTAA
- a CDS encoding purine-nucleoside phosphorylase — MNLEKILESVEFVKSEINITPEIGVILGSGLGDLAEEIEDKVTVKYEDIPNMPKSTVTGHKGQYVFGKYKGKNVVMMQGRIHYYEGHPMEILSLPIHIMKYLGAKTLLVTNAAGGVNESFNPGDLMIITDHINLAFNNPLIGENNEKIGPRFPDMSNVYDKNLVKLAEDTAKDINVDIKKGVYCMMTGPTYETPAEVRMVRILGGDAVGMSTVPDAITAKHCGMKVLGISCITNMAAGILDQPLNHKEVIETSNKVKNIFINLVGNIIERV, encoded by the coding sequence ATGAATTTAGAAAAAATATTAGAAAGTGTTGAATTTGTAAAAAGCGAAATAAACATTACACCAGAAATAGGAGTAATATTAGGTTCTGGCTTAGGGGATTTAGCTGAAGAAATTGAAGACAAAGTAACTGTAAAATATGAAGATATACCTAATATGCCAAAATCAACAGTGACTGGTCATAAGGGTCAATATGTTTTTGGAAAATACAAAGGAAAAAATGTGGTAATGATGCAGGGAAGAATTCATTATTATGAAGGACATCCTATGGAAATATTATCTTTACCAATTCATATAATGAAATACTTGGGAGCAAAGACTTTATTGGTAACAAATGCAGCAGGTGGTGTAAATGAGAGCTTTAATCCAGGAGATCTTATGATTATAACAGATCATATAAATTTAGCTTTTAATAATCCATTAATAGGAGAAAATAATGAAAAGATAGGACCAAGATTTCCAGATATGAGCAATGTATATGATAAAAATTTAGTCAAATTAGCTGAAGATACTGCAAAGGATATAAATGTAGACATAAAAAAAGGAGTTTATTGCATGATGACAGGTCCTACTTATGAAACGCCAGCAGAAGTTAGAATGGTAAGAATATTAGGTGGAGATGCTGTAGGTATGTCTACAGTACCGGATGCAATAACAGCAAAGCACTGTGGTATGAAAGTTTTAGGAATATCCTGTATAACTAATATGGCAGCAGGAATTTTGGATCAGCCTTTAAATCATAAAGAAGTTATAGAAACTTCAAACAAAGTTAAAAATATATTTATAAATCTTGTAGGAAATATAATAGAAAGAGTTTGA
- a CDS encoding D-alanyl-D-alanine carboxypeptidase family protein: protein MRLKKILLYFICFIVTININTYGVLANSELNKEENKLNVNARAYIALDSESKVVLAERNSEIIMPMASTTKILTALVTLKYGELDKMVEISPKAASIRGSVVGYKKGEKISLKELLFGLMLRSGNDAAIAIAEGVAGSQEEFVKLMNEYAASLGLIDSHFCSPHGLDSEEHYSTAYDLAILTSESKKHPLFHEIVSTKDISKGKYGFSRDYHNINKILWQLPNATGVKTGYTGGAGKCLVSSVDISGREVIIVLFNCPGRWKETIKINNYVEKNYEYKKLYSKGEVLAKAPKDKKDMEVICKEDIIIPTEKGVKYNVKINVPNEINNNVYKGDKIGSINVFKEDKLIFTENLVAKNNYKVPILKKSFFLKDFFR from the coding sequence GTGAGGTTAAAAAAAATACTTTTATATTTTATATGCTTTATAGTTACTATAAATATAAATACTTATGGAGTTTTAGCAAATTCAGAATTAAATAAAGAAGAAAATAAATTAAATGTAAATGCTAGAGCCTATATAGCTTTGGATTCTGAATCTAAGGTAGTTTTAGCAGAAAGAAATTCAGAAATTATTATGCCCATGGCAAGTACTACTAAAATACTAACAGCCTTAGTAACTTTAAAATATGGAGAATTAGATAAAATGGTAGAAATATCTCCTAAAGCAGCATCTATAAGAGGATCTGTTGTGGGATATAAAAAAGGAGAGAAGATATCATTAAAGGAACTTTTATTTGGATTAATGCTTAGATCAGGAAATGATGCAGCAATAGCAATAGCAGAGGGAGTAGCTGGTAGCCAAGAAGAATTTGTTAAACTTATGAATGAATATGCAGCAAGTTTAGGTCTTATTGATAGCCATTTTTGTTCACCTCATGGATTAGATAGCGAGGAACACTACTCAACAGCATACGATTTAGCTATACTTACATCAGAAAGTAAAAAGCATCCTCTATTTCATGAAATAGTTAGCACAAAAGATATTAGCAAAGGAAAGTATGGTTTTTCAAGGGATTACCATAATATAAATAAAATACTTTGGCAGCTTCCAAATGCTACAGGAGTTAAAACAGGATACACTGGAGGGGCTGGTAAATGTCTTGTAAGTTCTGTAGATATTTCAGGAAGGGAAGTAATAATAGTGCTTTTTAATTGTCCAGGGAGATGGAAAGAGACTATAAAAATAAACAATTATGTTGAGAAAAATTATGAATATAAAAAATTGTATTCTAAAGGGGAAGTTTTAGCTAAAGCTCCTAAAGATAAAAAAGATATGGAAGTTATATGCAAAGAAGATATAATAATTCCGACAGAAAAAGGAGTTAAATATAATGTAAAAATTAATGTACCCAATGAAATAAACAATAATGTATACAAGGGAGATAAAATTGGAAGCATAAATGTATTTAAGGAAGATAAACTCATATTTACAGAAAATCTTGTAGCAAAGAATAATTATAAGGTACCTATCTTAAAAAAATCTTTTTTCTTAAAAGATTTTTTTAGATAA
- the spoIIM gene encoding stage II sporulation protein M yields the protein MLKDKIYNSLADHFHENFWIYVITLLFIFIGVVLGIYSVKYINSVHSNELSSYFNNFINYIENNNIEYKTVFYQILKNNIPTIFIIWFLGMTLVGLPGILIMDILKGYTLGFTISFLINSNGIKGIWMVLLALVPQNIIYICCILVASVLAMDFSLNFIKERVNKVFTQSLGIRILYYSLSFVFIISVMFVGFFMETYITPSIMKILF from the coding sequence ATGTTAAAAGATAAGATTTATAATAGCTTAGCTGATCATTTTCATGAAAATTTTTGGATATATGTTATAACGCTGCTTTTTATTTTTATAGGAGTGGTTTTGGGTATTTATAGTGTTAAATACATTAATTCCGTACATTCCAATGAGCTTTCAAGTTATTTTAATAATTTTATAAACTACATAGAAAATAATAATATAGAATATAAAACTGTGTTTTACCAGATATTAAAAAATAATATACCGACTATTTTTATTATATGGTTTTTAGGTATGACTTTAGTAGGACTTCCTGGTATTTTAATAATGGATATTTTAAAAGGATACACTTTGGGATTTACCATAAGTTTTTTAATAAATAGTAATGGCATAAAAGGCATTTGGATGGTACTTTTAGCTTTAGTACCTCAAAATATAATATATATATGTTGTATTTTAGTAGCCTCGGTGTTAGCTATGGATTTTTCTTTAAACTTTATAAAAGAGAGAGTAAATAAAGTATTTACTCAGAGTTTAGGAATAAGAATATTATATTATTCGTTATCCTTTGTATTTATAATAAGTGTTATGTTTGTGGGATTCTTTATGGAAACTTATATAACACCTAGCATAATGAAAATACTATTTTAA
- the ytfJ gene encoding GerW family sporulation protein, translating into MENHPIENLMQNTMENIKNMVDVNTIVGNTILTPDGASIIPISKVSFGFASGGSEYNSSVSSDLGKYPFGGGSGAGVSLKPVAFLFIKSGSVRLLPVNQTNPYDKIIDTVPQLVDMFKDVCKNKSSSNNQEDSQDSINIDDINE; encoded by the coding sequence GTGGAAAATCATCCAATAGAAAATTTAATGCAAAACACTATGGAAAACATAAAAAACATGGTAGATGTAAATACCATTGTGGGAAATACAATTCTAACTCCTGATGGGGCTTCCATTATACCTATTTCTAAAGTTTCCTTCGGATTTGCTTCCGGTGGAAGTGAATATAATTCTTCTGTTAGTTCAGATTTAGGAAAATATCCCTTTGGTGGGGGTTCTGGAGCAGGAGTATCACTAAAACCTGTAGCATTTTTATTTATTAAGTCTGGTTCTGTAAGGCTATTACCTGTAAACCAAACAAATCCTTACGATAAAATAATAGATACGGTACCACAACTTGTAGATATGTTTAAAGATGTGTGTAAAAATAAATCTTCCTCAAATAATCAGGAAGATTCCCAAGACTCCATTAATATTGATGATATTAATGAATAA
- the spo0A gene encoding sporulation transcription factor Spo0A, with protein MENSKINIVIADDNKEFCNILKEYLSSQEDIEVVGVGKDGVEAIKLIEEKKPDLVVLDIIMPHLDGLGVLEKLSSMALDYVPRVIILSAVGQDKITQRAINLGADYYVVKPFDMEIFVKRIRQMFNNTISGESVRINNMPVLQSTSIEINKKEEPFDLETEITNVIHEIGVPAHIKGYMYLREAITMVVKDMELLSAVTKELYPSIAKKYNTTASRVERAIRHAIEVAWSRGQIDTINKIFGYTIHNDKGKPTNSEFIAMVADKLRLKNKVS; from the coding sequence ATGGAAAATTCAAAGATTAATATAGTTATTGCAGATGATAATAAGGAATTTTGCAATATATTAAAGGAATATCTCTCAAGCCAAGAAGATATTGAAGTAGTGGGTGTGGGAAAAGATGGAGTAGAAGCAATAAAATTAATAGAGGAAAAGAAACCAGATTTAGTAGTACTAGATATAATAATGCCTCATTTAGATGGACTGGGAGTTTTAGAAAAGTTAAGTTCAATGGCTTTAGATTATGTGCCAAGAGTTATAATACTTTCTGCTGTAGGACAAGATAAAATAACTCAAAGAGCAATAAATTTAGGAGCAGATTATTATGTGGTAAAACCTTTTGATATGGAAATTTTTGTGAAAAGAATAAGACAAATGTTTAATAATACTATATCAGGAGAATCTGTTAGAATAAATAATATGCCAGTATTACAAAGTACAAGCATTGAAATCAATAAAAAAGAAGAACCTTTTGATTTAGAAACAGAAATAACTAATGTAATACATGAAATTGGTGTTCCTGCACATATAAAAGGATATATGTACCTAAGAGAAGCTATCACTATGGTAGTAAAAGATATGGAATTATTATCAGCAGTTACAAAAGAATTATATCCTTCTATAGCTAAAAAATATAATACTACTGCTAGTAGAGTAGAAAGGGCAATAAGACATGCTATTGAGGTAGCTTGGTCTAGAGGACAAATAGATACCATTAATAAAATATTTGGATATACCATTCACAATGATAAAGGTAAACCAACAAATTCCGAGTTTATAGCTATGGTAGCTGATAAATTAAGACTTAAAAATAAGGTAAGCTAG